Part of the Brassica oleracea var. oleracea cultivar TO1000 chromosome C8, BOL, whole genome shotgun sequence genome is shown below.
GCCACACAATGTGCAAAGCTCGCTAGCTTTCTTGAATAGACCGGCTCTACGTTTTGAGAATGTGACTTGCCGATGAGTCTCTTTCTTTATCTTAACCATCGGAATTCTCTGTCGTCCCATGCTTTCTTTCTTCTTCGACATCATAGTTTTTTTTTAAGGTGTAGTTTTAGTTGCTTTGAGTTGTTGGACAATTTGGTGGAGAAACTATTTGTTTATATACATGTTTGAGTGTGTGTGTGGCATAATTACGAGATCAACTTTCATAGTTGGCAATTTATTTTTATTTTTGTAACATCAAACTTGTAATTACTCAGTTTGTCTTTAATTTTGTAGATAGATAATAACATTCTAAAGATATGTGCATGTTATAAAATCGTAGTTTAGTATGGCAATTATTTTATTTCTTTTCTTTGCATTATTGTCCAGTATATGAATGCATGATTTTCTAGTAACAAAACGTTAAAAGTTAGTTCTTGTATATTTATATCCAAAATGATATAATGATCCACCAATCATGATGCAAAAAATGTAACTAAAAGTAAATCTAATAATCTGCAACAAGGTGATGAGGATCAAAAATTTAATTGAATAGAATATTTTAATAAGTTAATTCATAGGGAAGAAAAATAACTAGAAGTCAAAACAATGATTTCTATATATTCTTGTAACAGCAAGCTTGTAATTACTCAGTTTATTTTCTAATTTTGAAGATAGACAGTAAAACTGCGAATATTTGTGTATGTTATATCAAATCTAATTTGGCAAAGCAATGATTCTTTTTCTTTTTTTCCTTGTATTATTGGCTTATGTGTAAATGCATAATTTTATTATCACCAATTGTTAAAAATCATTTCTAATATATATATTAGAAATTTTATATAAGGATTCACCAATCATGATGCAAAAAATAAAACAATAAAACGAATAATAAATAATCTGCAATAAGGTGAAAGGAATGGAATTGCCTTAATTATACTCCCTCCGTTTCATTAAGATATTAAGACATAAGTTTTTTAAAAAAATTGTTTCACAAAGATAGTTTTTTTTTAATGTTTCCTATACAAAAAATGAAAATTTCAATAAAATTAATTGAATTTATTGAAAAAGTATTGGTTAAAAAACATTGAAATTTGATAATTTTTAAGAACAATGCATGATTAATGTGTTTTCTTAATACGTGTAAAAACAACAAAATAACTATTTTTAAGAACAGAGTACTATTTTATCGGTTAATTCATAGGAAACGTAAAATAGGTAAAAACAATGATACATTCTTTCTTTTTGAGTTATTATTTTTTAAATTTAGTTACGAAAATACCGCAAATACTATTACACTTTAAATTATATATACTACACCTGAATTCACAATTAAGGTAAAATAATATATATAATTTAACCTTAATTGTGAATTCAGGTGTAGTATATATAATTTAAAGTGTAATCTTATTTGCAGTATTTTCGTAACTAAATTTAAAAAATAATAACTCAAAAAGAAAGAATATATCATTGTTTTTACCTATTTTACGTTTCCTATGAACTAACCGATAAAATAGTACTTCCTCCGTTTCTTAAAAATAAATATTTTGGTGTTTTTACACATATTAAAAAACACATTGATCATGCATTGTTATTAAAAATTATCAAATTTCAAATACTATTACATTTTAAATTATGAATACTACACCTAAATTCAGAATTAGCTCTTCCAAAACATGAATTGATGCTTCCAATTTCCATAACACTTTCGACTTTTTAGTAGAAATTGATTCTGAAGCAAAAAACATTCTCGGAGAAAGTACAACTTGAGTATTTTGATATGAGTCATATACAATAAAAAAAAAATTATGTGTTTTTGTCCTTCAACAGCCCATAAGGATTACCGTGTAACTTAAATAATTAGTGATTAAGAAATGCATTTATAAACAGAACAAGAGTATTAAGAAAAAAAAGGTTATTGTACTACCAAACCAAAATTTGTGTAACATACACAAATCCTAAGAATTTTACTGTCTATCTACAAAATTTAAAATAAGCCGAGTAATTACAAGCTTGCTGTAATTGGCAAATTATGCATTTTGATTTCCTAATAATGTCACCCAGACTCAAACATGTATATAAACAAATAATTTCTCCAACAAAAAAATGAACTAAGTCTTTTAGTTAATTACAATATATAGAAAATAAATATATAAAAATTTATATATTTTCATAATTCTCAAAATAAAATAATAATTATTAGTTATATATGTGTTTATATTTAGAAAGTCACACATATCGTCATTTAATACCTTTAGTAAAATAAAATAATGGTAAGTCTTTCTTAACAAATACAAACCTAAACAATATTATCATAACATCAAAGCTTATGAATAGTAATTAAATCGATTAACCAGTAGTTCATATTTCGCCTTTTCATAATCCACTTATCAATATGATCATATTGTTAGACTAAAATAATAAAAAATGATTTATTATATTCAACCAGAAGAAAAATACTTTAGTACATCAATAAATAATATTATTTAATGCTATTTTAGAATATTTCTCTAAATATAATAATATTAGTTCAAAAGAAGAGAAATAGTTAGAATATCACAAAAATAGCTCACAAATATGAAAATGATCAAAATAAGTTTTATTAAAAAAAATATATAGATATACTTTTAGGTTAACTAATCTAAAATTAAAGTTTAGATGAGAGAGTTTGCGGGTTGAGGATTAAAATTTTAAATTTAAGATTTAGAATATAAAATTTTAAATAATAGGTTTAAAAATATTTTTGAAAAGAATTTGTAAATTTCAAAAAAAAAAATATTTAAATATTTATATAAATTTATATGTATAGAGTAAGAATATAATTATATTATGTATCTGTAATGAAACTTTTTTTTAATCATTTTCATCTTTATGTATTTTTTTGGTAATAAAATTAATTTTTAAATCTATTCGGGAGATTTGTCCTTAAAAAAGTTATCTTTTCAGGAAACCACATAGAACAAAAAAGAGTTAGAATTGTAAATTACTAAAAATTGTAAAAGCCGGTTCCGTTTAGGGGTCGGGACAAGAGGCTAAAACGAGGGTGGTGTTGCTGCTATGGCGAGCGAAGAAGACAAAGCCCTTGAAGATCTTCTTGATTATCAGCTGAAAGACCAAAGAGAATCACTTTCAGCCATTGAAGAAGCCCTCGCCTCTGACCCATCCAATCCCGAACTCCTCTCGGTAACTTCTCTTCCCCAAAATCAGATCCCAAGTTTCTTGGGAAACTAGATCATCAATCCATTGTGTAGATTACCCGTTTCTCTATTGACTTTATAATCGTTAATTGCAAACAAAGATCTCACCTTTGGCCATGAAAGGCATGATCTTCATTATTGATATTTATGTTTTTTTTGTTATCTATTAAGGTACATGAAGAGCTTGTTGGAGCAATCAAGGATGCAGAGGAAGGGCTTTTCCAGTTAAAACGTGCTCGATTATTACAGGAAGCTGACATTGTTCTCCACGGTCTGAATAACGCTGCTGCAGTCAAACCTGCAAATGAGCTGGAGCCAGAGAGAGAGGATTTGGATGATGGATCAAAATGCAGATTCAGGCACACTGATGGACGTTGGTATAATGGTCGCATTATCGGGTTTGAAGGCTCTGATTCCGCAAAGATCTCTTTCCTTACACCCACTTCTGAGAGTATGATGGTAAGCACTTTCTTTGGGTGGCTAGTGTTTTGTGTTATGTGTCTCAGTCTCTCAGATAACTAACGCTGCACTGAACTACTTGCAGATGTGCAAGTTTTTCATGCAAGGGAGGTGTCGGTTTGGCAGTTCCTGTCGTTCGTCGCATGGTATGTGAATCTTAATAAATGCTCTGATAACAATCTAAAGAACCGTGGTTAACTGTGTATGAGATCAAATGCAGGAGTGGATGTGCCGATATCTTCTCTGAAGAACTATGAACAGACTGAGTGGAAGCAGTCCATGGTAGGCTCCAAGATTTGGGCAGTTTCTGGAAGCAAATACGAGATATGGAGGGTGGGCGAACTTGAATCATGGGATGATAAGCTACAGCTAGGCGGAGTTGTTTTCAGAGATGATGGAAGCTCAGCTAAGCTAGGTTCTGATGCTATGGTATTATCAGAGTACGCTGATGATGATGGAGAAGAAGAAGAAGAAGAAGAAGAAGAAGAGGGGAGTGATTCAGGCTCTGAAGAAGAATCTGTTTCGAGTGATTACGATGAAGAGTTTACTCAAGGCATAGGCATTCTAGGAACCACAGATCAAAGGAGAGGAGGCGTCCAGAATGAGACAGCTATATTCGCCAAGTGGGAGAATCACACCAGAGGGATAGCTTCTAAGTTGATGGCAAATATGGGTTACCGTGAAGGGATGGGACTCGGCGTCTCCGGTCAAGGGAGGTTAGACCCAATTGTTGCAAAAGTGCTACCTCCAAAGAGGTCGTTGGATCACGCTCTCGAGCATATCAAGAACGGAGAAGCTAAAAGCGAGAAACCAAAGAAGAAGAGGAGCAGAGGTGGGAAGAGGAAGCGTGAGAAGAAGTTTGCAGAAGCAGCTAGAGCAGCGAAACAGGAAGAGGAATCAGATTTGTTTAGCTTCATCAACAACCAAGAGAGAGTAAACGGCAGCGGAGAGACTGCGAAAAAGAGGCAGCACGTCGGTCCAGTAGACAGGAAAGCACTGGTTGCATACGAAGACGAAGTCAAGGACTTGAAGATTCAAGTAAAGAAGCTAGAAGAGATGGTGAAGAGAAACAAAAGAGATCAGATTTTTTCAGATGCTGCGACGAGAAGATTGAAAGAAGTCCAGAAGGCACTGGCTTCTACGTTAGCAGCTCAAGCTTCTGCCTCCAATGCTGTAGAAAGCAAAGAGAAAGAAAAGAAATGGCTCAAGTTCTAGAAACATTGCACCTTGAATCAGTTTTAACATATATTTCATTGGGAGAGACAATGGGAACCTTCTTGATTATAATTGCGTTTTCAACTAAAAACAGTTACAATACATTTTCTCATAGTCTTCTGTGTATTCTAACATCTAAGTGAAGTTATTGGTGTTCAGTTGTATAGCTCTTAAGCAAGCATAAGCTGCCACTGAGCACAACGCTGCTGAACCCAACAGTAGAGCCTTCCACT
Proteins encoded:
- the LOC106307425 gene encoding zinc finger CCCH domain-containing protein 22, producing the protein MASEEDKALEDLLDYQLKDQRESLSAIEEALASDPSNPELLSVHEELVGAIKDAEEGLFQLKRARLLQEADIVLHGLNNAAAVKPANELEPEREDLDDGSKCRFRHTDGRWYNGRIIGFEGSDSAKISFLTPTSESMMMCKFFMQGRCRFGSSCRSSHGVDVPISSLKNYEQTEWKQSMVGSKIWAVSGSKYEIWRVGELESWDDKLQLGGVVFRDDGSSAKLGSDAMVLSEYADDDGEEEEEEEEEEGSDSGSEEESVSSDYDEEFTQGIGILGTTDQRRGGVQNETAIFAKWENHTRGIASKLMANMGYREGMGLGVSGQGRLDPIVAKVLPPKRSLDHALEHIKNGEAKSEKPKKKRSRGGKRKREKKFAEAARAAKQEEESDLFSFINNQERVNGSGETAKKRQHVGPVDRKALVAYEDEVKDLKIQVKKLEEMVKRNKRDQIFSDAATRRLKEVQKALASTLAAQASASNAVESKEKEKKWLKF